The candidate division KSB1 bacterium region CGCGGCACTTTTCAGCGCGGCGCGGATGTCGTCGTGAATTGCCCACATCACCTGCGAGGGCCCTGACACCCCGTGCTTTTCCAGGAGGGGAAAGAGCTGGTTTTCCTTGCGCAGGTAGTGGAGGTCAACTTTGGCCAACTCATCGAGCAGGGATCGAAGCGTGGGGAGACTTTTGGCTACCTCACCCCCGCCGGTAAGCCCGCGCATCCGCTCCAGCAGCTCTTCCATAGCGCGGTTCTCCTGCATAAAGGTGTGCACCGGGTGACCAGGGGGGACACCGGGGAGCTCATGGCGCTCCAGTGCCTCTTTGAAAACCGCCACGTGCACGTCGCACAGGCGCCTAACCTCTTCCGCTGGCATCCCTTCCTCGATGAGCCGCTGTTCCATGGCGGCAATCTCGCTGGCGTCCACGTCCTTGATCAGCGCTTGGAATCGTTGGCGTGCCGTCTCCACATCGCGATCCTCGTGCAAATCGCGGATGATGGCTTTAAGCATCTCCAGCCGCTCACCAGCTTCGCTCACCACAACCGGCGTGGCCGCTGAGCTTTCGACCACTACCTCTTCGCCGGTGACTCGCCTGATCTCACTGGCCAGCTCGCCCAAGAGAAGGTCCAGCTCGATCCCACCGAGAGCCGCAGCCTGCGCCAAGGTGGCCACCTGGCCCACTGTCCTCCTCAATACCGGATTGCGTAACAGGGTGAACTTTTCCCAACGCGCGCTCAAAAAATCCAAGAGAAATGGGTACTGCCTTAGCAATTCCCCCACTCGTGTCGCGCCAGAAAGGTGCATCTGTAGTTTCCTCCTTCAGACAAAACCCTTTATGCAGCGCTCCGAGAACGGTTAGGGTCGTAACGGTGGGAGCAGCCTAATCCTCCCAGTCGTCATGAATCCAGCGCTTGTAGTAGAATTCGTCATCTTCGTCGGGGTTCAGCCGTTGCATGACCTCATAGAACCAAAAATCCAACGATGCCTCGTGGAGATCAAGCCTGGGAAACAAGTTGTCCACGCCCTTTTCCAATACGCGGCCGATGCGGTGCAGGAAGGCGGCGGCCAGCTCCGGAATGTCGATGAACGGCAATTCCTCGCGGCGACGGAGCTCGTCGTAGAGCAAGGCCATCAAGCGTCCACCGGGAATGTAAGCCAAGGCCCGCGTCTTCATCACCGGGAAAAAGACGTCGATGACTTTGCGTGAGGTCTTGTATGCGGCACGCGTTGCCGCCTGGACGATGTCTTTGGGCAAAAACAGGCTGGTGGAGTAGGGGCCATGCCTGCCGTACTCGGGCACGGCCGGATTCCGGCTGCAGTGGTCCAGACTGCCCCGCCAATCAGCGAATGCCGTCACCTCCACGTGAAAACCAGCCCTTTCCAGGGCGGAAGGGAACTGCACGGCGAGTAGCCCCATCACGTGCTTGGTGGTCTCGATCGCCTTGTCGCTGAGCGGCTCAAGCTCCCATTGGAAAAGGCCGTTGCGGTCAATGTCCTTCACGTAGACCGGCGGAAACCCGGGCAGCAATCCAGAGCTCGCCGAAGCCACGGTGTTGACATAGACCACCTCTTTTGCGCCCGCTTCGCGCAAGGCGGCAACAACGCGTTCGAAGGCCTGGCCCTCTGTAGCCAACCCATCGTTGATCCAGTGAAAGCGCGGGCCAAGCTCCAGTTCCCGGGCAATTCGCTGCATCTGTAGCCCAGTCTGGTAGCCCACCGAAAGGGAAAGGTCGCGGGCGATGACGGTAAGGCTCCCTTTCGCGCCCAGGCGGAACAAAGCCGCTACTGCCAAGGCTCCGCCAAGTCCTCGACCGGTGCCTCCAGCCAGCAGGAAGTGGCGGTTGGCCATCCAGTTTAGGTTGTAAATGCGCCGGTTCACCAGCAGCGTTTGCTCGGCCCGCGTTCTCTCGATGAATTCGCGCGCAACAGCTGGAAAACGCTCAGCCTCTGCCTTCGTGGGCCGACGCAAAGGGGGTGCACCGCGCCTGATGGGTAGCCCCGGTGCCGGCCGTGCAAATGGGCTCAGTATTTTCATCGTCAACGTCTCTCTCGAGTATCGACCCCTTCACACCCTAAGGCGAAGGGGCCCATAACAGAAACAACTTGTATACCTGCTCGCCAAGAACCCGGCGCCAGACCTTCAGGTCTTGCGCCCTACCAACTCCTGCGCCAGGCCATGGTATCTCTCATGCACCCCCTGCCCTATTTCCTCTTCTTCCACCCTCTCGAAGGTGGTGGCAAGTTCCCCCTCCTCGGAGGGAGTCAGAATCCTCTCAGCAAGAGGAAACAGAACCTGTTCCTCCTTGGCGATGTGGAAACGGAGGAGTTCAGCATAGTCGCGCAAGGCCTTGGCCACCTGCCTAGCTGCGGCCGAGTTGCCCTGACCCCAAGCCCTGAGACCCTCCTGGGCGCTGCGAAGAAAACCTCTACCCATTTCATGCTCTTGTAGCATCACCACCACAGGCCCGCGGGCAGAAGGTTTTGCACTCAGCAACTTGAAGAGGTGTTCCTCTTCCTTGCGATGGTGGCAGCGGTCGGCAAAGTTGCGGAAAAAGTCCACCATCTGCTCCACCCGTGCGTGGTCGACGTTTGCGGTGCGAACAATCCTCTCCGCTTCGAGTTCCGCTTGCTCCACCACCATCAGGATAATG contains the following coding sequences:
- a CDS encoding DUF438 domain-containing protein, with translation MHLSGATRVGELLRQYPFLLDFLSARWEKFTLLRNPVLRRTVGQVATLAQAAALGGIELDLLLGELASEIRRVTGEEVVVESSAATPVVVSEAGERLEMLKAIIRDLHEDRDVETARQRFQALIKDVDASEIAAMEQRLIEEGMPAEEVRRLCDVHVAVFKEALERHELPGVPPGHPVHTFMQENRAMEELLERMRGLTGGGEVAKSLPTLRSLLDELAKVDLHYLRKENQLFPLLEKHGVSGPSQVMWAIHDDIRAALKSAAQQLGAGQTQEGVATLERALQEISDMIYKEEHVLFPLALEILTPEEWARVKAGEEEIGFAWITPPPPWTPRAAEPAAAESPPAQSFSLDTGNLTPEQVNLILTHLPLDISFVNQHDEVVYYSAGKERIFPRSPGVIGRKVQKCHPPKSVHIVQQILDEFRSGKKDMAEFWITMNGKFIHIRYFAIRDTAGVYRGCLEVTQDVTQIRALQGEKRLLDW
- a CDS encoding hemerythrin domain-containing protein, whose amino-acid sequence is MRPTQTLMEEHRIILMVVEQAELEAERIVRTANVDHARVEQMVDFFRNFADRCHHRKEEEHLFKLLSAKPSARGPVVVMLQEHEMGRGFLRSAQEGLRAWGQGNSAAARQVAKALRDYAELLRFHIAKEEQVLFPLAERILTPSEEGELATTFERVEEEEIGQGVHERYHGLAQELVGRKT